TTTATGGAAGTTTTAACAATTTATGGATTGGTTGTAGCATTAACTAGAAGATATTATTTCTTCTAGAGAATATCTTAATTTTTTCGGAACAACTAGATAGAGATTCTTTAACCAGAAAGGAGACGTAATCCTGGACGTGAAGAATAAGATccaaaatgttttatttaattaattttcaaatcttCATAAGATTTTGCCTATAAATCGTGTTTGTGAAGGGTAATATTGTTTAGTTCAACTTAGTCTAAGatattattttgatgttaaatcCAATTGTCACCATtgcattaaaattattttttatatgagaTCAAGTATGTACCCCAAATATTTGAACTAACGACAACTATTAACATCTAGAGTGAGGGCAATACGCGCACCGAAGGATCTCATAAACCGGGTAATAGGATTGATCTTGCCGCTGCAGCTACCGATAAAATAAAGTTCTCGCCAAAATTCATCTCCAATTTCTTGCAAGCATTCTGTTCGATAAAAGTACGGATAAAAAGAGATTTGAAGCATTCCATTCAGCAGAagtattgatttaattaatcattacgATAAACTGCAGAGGAAAAATTGCACGACATAATGCCATCATCGTATGTTCTGATGTTACGATCGAGGCCAAAAATAGAAGAGTGTGAATATAGCATAATATAGCCTATTCAACTATAATCTTGGGTAAATGTACATTTGTTTTAGGTCATACACTCAAGACAAGATGGCTATTTTCGAGCATTAAGATTGCACGGAACACCAGGCAAAACTAGTCCCGGTTACTTGATTTCCTACCCAGAGCCTGAAGAATCAAAAGTGGCATGGCTAGAAATCATTAGTTATACCTACAAAAGTCTCTACTTCAGTTAAGGATCAAACTTCTATTTGAGTGCATGGCAGATCAGGACAGTTCGGAATCTGATAAATGACCGGATGCCCTCCTTGTTCTAGGACTCATGGTCATCAATTGACTTTCGGAATTCAACCTCAAACTGATACTGCGTCCCCTAGGTGTTATTGGTGGAGGTCTTACCGACCTTCCCCTAGGTGTCCCTGTTAAAACGATTCATAAAAATCTTGACTAATGGAAGAGAGTACAAAATTGCAACATGTGAAAAACAATTTGGTGAATGGATAACCTGGTTGTTTGTTGTTCTTGGCTTCTAATGATTTCTTTGATAATGAAAGCTTCCTGATCATACTTTCAGGAGAAGGTAAGGATCTTCTTTCTGTTGGCGAAGTGAAAGGGTCCTCCACTGTTATGTTCTCATCTCCATATGCTGAAGTTTCTTCACTGCCTGATTCAGAATTATCTCTGTGAGTTGTACAGGTTCTCTCCCTCTCTGTGACTCTGTATACAAACATTTGGAATGGAATCTGGGATGTAGactgaaaatttgaataccCCATATAAGGAAAGGTTTTCACAATCCCTGCCTCGATGTCGACAAAGTCCACTGGGGGCATTGGCAGGTCTGTTTGGCTGAGTTCAGGATTCATGGCCAAGAAACGCTTGATATAGCGAAGAATCCGACAGATAGATGAGAAACTAGGGCGTTGACTCGGATCCGCGTGCCAGCACTTCTTTGTTAAGTTTGTGATGTATTTCGGAGAATGAAACGGGAATAACGGCCTCTCTCCTGCCCTTATGTTGCGGCTCATTTTATCTCCTTGAAGATGGGCATCTTCGAAAGGGACTTTACCAGTTACAATCTCAAAACATATCATCCCAAAactgtaaacatcacacttCTCTGTGTACTTCAAGTTTCCTCCATCCCCAAAATATTCCTGCTCAGATAGCAGTTCTGGAGCATACCAGATAACTGGAGGTTGTACATTCTGATTTGCTGAGGTCTTCTTCTGATTGAGACTAATAGCAACCGATAGGCCAAAACCTGATACTTTGGCATGTAAGTATCCATCCGAGTTGCCATTTCTTGCTTTTACAAGTATGCTGGCAGGGTTCAACTCTCCATGGTAGATTTTCTTTGAGTGGAGATATTCCATCCCTCTCGCTATTTGCAGCATTAGATCAACTGCAACCGGAATAGAAAAAGGTATTCGTTTCCTCGCCCCACTTATTTCCTTGATATAGCTTGAAAGATCTCTATTCATGAGTTCCATAACCAAGAAACACTCTTTCTTTTCCTCATCCGTGAAGCCGCAGATAACATGCATTATGTTCGGATGAGAAAGGCTTAATTCCTTTGAAATATCAGGAAGTAGTTGTTCTATATCCCCAAAGAAGTGCCTTAAAGCAAAGCTTTCACCGAGCCATTGAATCTCTTTATATTGGCTTCCACTCCCTAACCGCCTCCTCACCTGGTAATCTTTGGAGTTCACTAAAGTAGCGGAAGGTAACAAATTATCCTCTGTCGTCTCTGAAGCAGTCAAGTTTGTCAAAAGAAGATCAGCTAGCCGTTTATCCCTCTTCGAAGTTAAAGAACCCGatcttttcttttcttgaatCATCTTTAGCAGTAACCATCTATCTTCGTTCCAAACTGAATCCAATCGAGTGCTAAAATCTTGAGAAACCAAGTACTCTTTTCCAAATTTCCACTCAAAAATTCTGGGGTCTTTCCAATTTTTCTGATACTTGAGAGAATAAACAGCCTTTCTCTTCTCTATCTCATCTTGATCCCAACCCGATATCTCCCCAGCCATTTCGATTGCTTCGATCACCACAGGAATGCAACTGAGCAAGTTGTGTATATGAAACTCGACACAGTCGGTGTTCTGATAAAGATAAATGGCTTTAGCCCACCAGTCCTTTGGTTCCAAGCACTGCCTGGCATAAAATTCTCCTTCTTTGAATACTCTAAGCAGATCCCTTAATGGATTTTCAATGATTTTCCATTTTGTGCTCTTCTCTTCAAATCTCAGGTTCTGTTTCATTTCCTCTGCGATTGTGTTATATCCTGAATTGAACATATCAGCCAATAAACAGCATTGCCTCTGGTTAAATATGTTGTTTTTGAATACCATCAGAGCATTTAAACTTCCCACGGCCTCTCCAATCTGCCTGAATTGCTCCATTCCTGATATTTCACACAGATCTAaggataaaataatatgatgATGGATTCGGATCGGCTACACGTTCATGCCAAAAGTGAATTTCGGAAATGGATCTATATTCCAGTCAACCAGAAATATGACCTCGATCATTGAGAAGAAATTTGGTTTTCTTGGCGctcatttttaataaaatgcATGATTCATGCATGGCATCAAAGGTTGGATATGTATAGAATTTTGATCTTGGTTGAATCTAAAATCCGGAGAAATGAAAGAAATGCAACAGGCTTTGAGATTTTCAGTGTATGCGTCCCCAAAAAGAACACCTGGCAGATTCTAAGGTTTGTTTTGATGGAGTATGTCATTTAATTTGCATGTTTGaacctttaattaattaatactaatCTTTcaactaaattaattaatataatataaaatgggAGAAAGTTGTGATTTCAGAATCGAACCATTTCATTGGTTTATCTCAAATTTTATTCACTATATTTTATGTTTCTTGAGGGCTTGAATTCTTGAGGGCTCTGTGGGATGAACGTAATAATTATGATAagcttaaaaattcaaatttcgaaaatctttTATAATCGTATCCGTtggaaattattttaatcaGCTGCCAGAACAGGAAGTGTTTCTGCCAGAGCTAATTCTTTCaccctatttttttttttttttttttgaaaacataGTTCAACAATATTGAAGTCAAGGATATATATGTTCTCGTTTTTTTAGCTGGATAATTGTTCTGATAGCAGCAGTTTCTCACCTGgcattatgaaaaataatttgatctACAGAGAGAGAGGTGGCACATGGCGGGACCCGTCCCCTCAATGATGAACATTGAACACtactataaaaaaa
This genomic interval from Primulina huaijiensis isolate GDHJ02 chromosome 14, ASM1229523v2, whole genome shotgun sequence contains the following:
- the LOC140956822 gene encoding uncharacterized protein; amino-acid sequence: MEQFRQIGEAVGSLNALMVFKNNIFNQRQCCLLADMFNSGYNTIAEEMKQNLRFEEKSTKWKIIENPLRDLLRVFKEGEFYARQCLEPKDWWAKAIYLYQNTDCVEFHIHNLLSCIPVVIEAIEMAGEISGWDQDEIEKRKAVYSLKYQKNWKDPRIFEWKFGKEYLVSQDFSTRLDSVWNEDRWLLLKMIQEKKRSGSLTSKRDKRLADLLLTNLTASETTEDNLLPSATLVNSKDYQVRRRLGSGSQYKEIQWLGESFALRHFFGDIEQLLPDISKELSLSHPNIMHVICGFTDEEKKECFLVMELMNRDLSSYIKEISGARKRIPFSIPVAVDLMLQIARGMEYLHSKKIYHGELNPASILVKARNGNSDGYLHAKVSGFGLSVAISLNQKKTSANQNVQPPVIWYAPELLSEQEYFGDGGNLKYTEKCDVYSFGMICFEIVTGKVPFEDAHLQGDKMSRNIRAGERPLFPFHSPKYITNLTKKCWHADPSQRPSFSSICRILRYIKRFLAMNPELSQTDLPMPPVDFVDIEAGIVKTFPYMGYSNFQSTSQIPFQMFVYRVTERERTCTTHRDNSESGSEETSAYGDENITVEDPFTSPTERRSLPSPESMIRKLSLSKKSLEAKNNKQPGTPRGRSVRPPPITPRGRSISLRLNSESQLMTMSPRTRRASGHLSDSELS